Proteins from a genomic interval of Kitasatospora kifunensis:
- a CDS encoding glutamine synthetase family protein produces MSSTRLTLDQLRARVADGSIDTVVLAITDMQGRLQGKRLDADYFLTDVLGQAAEGCGYLLAVDVEMNTVDGYEVSSWENGYGDLAMVPDLETLRLVPWHPGTAMVQCDLAQHDGTPVAVSPRQILQRQLDRLAGYGWQAYVGTELEFIVFRDSYEQAWDKDYHQLTPVNQYNVDYSILGTARVEPLLRRLRREMTGAGLTVESAKGECNLGQHEIAFKYATALKTCDDHVVYKTGSKEIAAQEGVSLTFMAKYNEREGNSCHIHLSLRDEAGTPVMAGEGPHGFSPLMEHFLAGQLACLADFALLLAPTVNSYKRYVPGSFAPTAIAWGRDNRSCALRVVGHGSSLRFENRVPGGDVNPYLAVAALIAAGLHGVEQQLALEDEFTGNAYVSDAPRVPATLREAVAAFEASEIAALAFGKDVVRHYTHAGRVELAAFESAVTDWERRRGFERL; encoded by the coding sequence ATGAGCAGCACACGACTGACGCTCGATCAGCTCCGCGCCCGTGTCGCCGACGGCAGCATCGACACCGTCGTGCTGGCCATCACCGACATGCAGGGCCGGTTGCAGGGCAAGCGGCTGGACGCCGACTACTTCCTCACCGACGTGCTCGGGCAGGCCGCCGAGGGCTGCGGCTACCTGCTCGCGGTGGACGTCGAGATGAACACCGTCGACGGCTACGAGGTCTCCTCCTGGGAGAACGGCTACGGCGACCTGGCCATGGTGCCCGACCTGGAGACGCTGCGGCTGGTCCCCTGGCACCCGGGTACCGCGATGGTGCAGTGCGACCTGGCCCAGCACGACGGCACCCCGGTGGCCGTCTCGCCCCGGCAGATCCTGCAGCGGCAGCTGGACCGGCTCGCCGGCTACGGCTGGCAGGCCTACGTGGGAACCGAGTTGGAGTTCATCGTGTTCCGGGACAGCTACGAGCAGGCCTGGGACAAGGACTACCACCAGCTCACCCCGGTCAACCAGTACAACGTGGACTACTCGATCCTGGGCACCGCGCGGGTCGAGCCGCTGCTGCGCAGGCTGCGTCGGGAGATGACCGGTGCCGGGCTCACGGTGGAGTCGGCCAAGGGCGAGTGCAACCTCGGCCAGCACGAGATCGCCTTCAAATACGCCACCGCGCTGAAGACCTGTGACGACCACGTGGTCTACAAGACCGGGTCCAAGGAGATCGCGGCGCAGGAGGGCGTCAGCCTGACCTTCATGGCCAAGTACAACGAGCGCGAGGGCAACTCCTGCCACATCCACCTGAGTCTGCGTGACGAGGCGGGCACGCCGGTCATGGCGGGGGAGGGGCCGCACGGCTTCTCGCCGCTGATGGAGCACTTCCTGGCAGGGCAACTCGCCTGCCTCGCAGACTTCGCGCTGCTGCTCGCCCCGACCGTCAACTCCTACAAGCGCTACGTGCCCGGCAGCTTCGCGCCCACCGCGATCGCCTGGGGCCGCGACAACCGGTCCTGCGCGCTGCGGGTGGTGGGCCACGGCTCCTCGCTGCGCTTCGAGAACCGGGTGCCGGGTGGCGACGTCAACCCCTATCTCGCGGTCGCCGCGCTGATCGCGGCCGGTCTGCACGGCGTCGAGCAACAGCTGGCGCTGGAAGATGAGTTCACCGGAAACGCCTATGTCTCGGACGCGCCCAGGGTGCCGGCCACGCTGCGCGAGGCGGTGGCCGCCTTCGAGGCCAGCGAGATCGCCGCACTGGCCTTCGGCAAGGACGTGGTGCGCCACTACACCCACGCCGGACGCGTCGAGCTGGCCGCCTTCGAGTCGGCGGTGACCGACTGGGAGCGCCGGCGCGGATTCGAGCGGCTGTGA
- a CDS encoding amino acid permease — protein MTSEQSPVDQVPPPVLHALSSDVSAAVSAGGSTDAAAGVSADEQRLRELGYTQELARSLSGFSNFAVSFSIVSILSGCLTLYGFGMVTGGPALITWGWPLVGAMTLCVGLAMAEICSAYPTAGGLYYWAAKLSRGNAPAASWFTGWCNFLGQVAVTASVDYGAATFTNALLDLRFGYPATAPHTVEIFAVILLLHGLLNSFGVRLVALFNTVSVWWHLLGVAIIVGALALLPHHHASAAFVFGHFVNQTGFHSSFYVAMLGLLMAQYTLTGYDASAHMTEETRDAARSGPRGIVNSILVSLVAGWILLLGLTFAIQDYDGEVNSATGQPPAQIFLDAIGRGGAELLLLIVIGAQFFCGMASVTANSRMVYAFSRDGALPGSRLWHRIDPRTQTPNNAIWLGTGGAFLLGLPALWNSTAFAAVTSVSVIGLYLAYVIPVYLRLRQGADFKRGPWHLGRWSRPIGIAAVGWTALITVLFMLPTLSPITAKNFNYTSLAIAVVLGFAAVWWFASARRWFTGPRIHEAGEPVPDAVAAPTHDPTYDPIPAPTNEEESG, from the coding sequence ATGACCTCCGAGCAGTCACCCGTCGACCAGGTTCCCCCACCTGTGTTGCACGCGCTTTCCTCCGATGTTTCCGCTGCCGTCTCCGCCGGTGGCTCGACTGACGCCGCCGCCGGTGTCTCCGCTGATGAGCAGCGGCTGCGCGAGCTGGGCTACACCCAGGAGCTGGCCCGCTCGCTCTCCGGATTCTCGAATTTTGCCGTCTCCTTCTCGATCGTCTCGATCCTGTCCGGCTGTCTGACCCTCTACGGCTTCGGCATGGTCACCGGCGGCCCCGCACTGATCACCTGGGGCTGGCCGCTGGTGGGCGCCATGACGCTCTGCGTGGGCCTGGCGATGGCCGAGATCTGCTCCGCCTACCCGACCGCCGGTGGTCTCTACTACTGGGCGGCCAAGCTCTCGCGCGGCAACGCGCCGGCCGCGAGCTGGTTCACCGGTTGGTGCAACTTCCTCGGGCAGGTCGCGGTGACCGCGAGCGTGGACTACGGCGCGGCCACCTTCACCAACGCGCTGCTCGACCTGCGCTTCGGCTACCCGGCCACGGCTCCGCACACGGTGGAGATCTTCGCCGTGATCCTGCTGCTGCACGGGCTGCTGAACAGCTTCGGGGTGCGGCTGGTGGCGCTGTTCAACACCGTCAGCGTCTGGTGGCACCTGCTCGGTGTGGCGATCATCGTGGGCGCGTTGGCCCTGCTGCCGCACCACCACGCCTCGGCGGCCTTCGTCTTCGGGCACTTCGTCAACCAGACCGGCTTCCACAGCTCGTTCTACGTGGCCATGCTCGGCCTGCTGATGGCGCAGTACACCCTCACCGGCTATGACGCCTCGGCCCACATGACCGAGGAGACCAGGGACGCGGCCCGGTCCGGGCCGCGCGGCATCGTCAACTCGATCCTGGTCTCCCTGGTCGCCGGGTGGATCCTGCTGCTCGGCCTGACCTTCGCCATCCAGGACTACGACGGCGAGGTGAACAGCGCCACCGGCCAGCCGCCCGCGCAGATCTTCCTGGACGCGATCGGCCGTGGCGGCGCCGAGCTCCTGCTGCTGATCGTGATCGGCGCCCAGTTCTTCTGCGGGATGGCCTCGGTCACCGCCAACTCCCGTATGGTGTACGCATTCTCGCGGGACGGCGCGCTGCCGGGATCGCGGCTGTGGCACCGGATCGACCCGCGTACCCAGACCCCGAACAACGCGATCTGGCTGGGCACCGGCGGCGCCTTCCTGCTCGGGCTTCCGGCGCTGTGGAACTCCACCGCCTTCGCCGCCGTCACCTCGGTCTCGGTGATCGGGCTCTACCTCGCCTATGTGATCCCGGTCTACCTGCGGCTGCGCCAGGGCGCGGACTTCAAGCGCGGCCCGTGGCACCTGGGGCGGTGGAGCCGGCCGATCGGCATCGCCGCCGTCGGGTGGACCGCGCTGATCACGGTGCTCTTCATGCTGCCCACGCTGAGCCCGATCACCGCCAAGAACTTCAACTACACCAGCCTCGCCATCGCGGTGGTGCTCGGCTTCGCGGCCGTCTGGTGGTTCGCCTCGGCCCGGCGCTGGTTCACCGGCCCGCGCATCCACGAGGCGGGGGAACCGGTCCCCGATGCCGTGGCCGCCCCCACTCACGACCCGACTTACGACCCAATTCCCGCCCCGACCAATGAGGAGGAGAGCGGATGA
- a CDS encoding FadR/GntR family transcriptional regulator, whose protein sequence is MELAGGSDPRMDWQGGAIFRPVRTGNAFEETVERILEAVKLGVFGYGDRLPAERELAVRLGISRETLREAIRSLQEAGCVESRRGRYGGTFVTYRLPAPDLGELRRAVQDMGTELEDALTYRMVLETGAAEQAARRDLTADQRAYLELRLAELEGADTEEYRRLDSRFHLAIAELTGSHSLAAGVAESRMRLNDLLNAIPVLERNIEHACVQHRAMAEAILAGDVAGARRSTEEHLAATAALLRGFLG, encoded by the coding sequence GTGGAGCTTGCAGGCGGCAGCGACCCGCGGATGGACTGGCAGGGCGGCGCGATCTTCCGCCCCGTCAGGACCGGCAACGCCTTCGAGGAGACCGTCGAGCGGATCCTGGAGGCCGTGAAGCTCGGCGTCTTCGGCTACGGAGACCGCCTGCCCGCCGAGCGCGAGCTGGCCGTGCGGCTCGGCATCAGCCGCGAGACGCTGCGCGAGGCGATCCGCTCGCTCCAGGAGGCGGGCTGCGTGGAGTCCCGCCGCGGCCGCTACGGCGGCACCTTCGTCACCTACCGCCTGCCCGCCCCCGACCTGGGCGAACTGCGCCGCGCCGTCCAGGACATGGGCACCGAGCTGGAGGACGCGCTGACCTACCGGATGGTGCTGGAGACCGGTGCCGCCGAGCAGGCCGCCCGGCGCGACCTGACCGCGGACCAGCGCGCCTACCTGGAGTTGCGGCTGGCCGAACTCGAGGGCGCCGACACCGAGGAGTACCGCCGGCTCGACTCCCGGTTCCACCTGGCGATCGCCGAGCTGACCGGCTCGCACTCACTGGCGGCCGGAGTGGCCGAGAGCCGGATGCGGCTCAACGACCTGCTGAACGCGATACCCGTGCTGGAGCGCAACATCGAGCACGCCTGCGTGCAGCACCGCGCGATGGCCGAGGCGATCCTGGCCGGGGACGTCGCGGGGGCCCGCCGCTCGACCGAGGAGCACCTGGCAGCCACGGCCGCACTGCTGCGCGGCTTCCTCGGCTGA
- a CDS encoding DUF4389 domain-containing protein, with protein MAQTPGPGGWTMPVETGPPEFLPILDIPEPGRQRRLTVFFRWLLLVPQAIVLWVLSVVAFFAVVIGWFAALVTARLPGPIARYLIDYLGYDTRVIASASLLIDSYPPFSLRQRPDFPVLVQVRPGHLNRVAVFFRLILLIPAAIVSSLLGTGWFVLCFFIWLWVLIAGRMPRPVFEATAAYLRYRMRFYAYVLMLTSAYPKGLFGEEPLPGGEPAASATRPLVLSTLGKVLLAAFLVLGLAGHITADNADFDNGPNDTINTAPAR; from the coding sequence ATGGCGCAGACGCCGGGCCCGGGCGGTTGGACGATGCCGGTGGAGACCGGCCCGCCGGAGTTCCTGCCGATCCTGGACATCCCGGAGCCCGGTCGACAGCGCCGGCTCACCGTGTTCTTCCGCTGGCTGCTGCTGGTGCCGCAGGCGATCGTCCTGTGGGTGCTCTCGGTGGTCGCCTTCTTCGCGGTCGTGATCGGCTGGTTCGCCGCGCTCGTCACCGCCCGGCTGCCCGGCCCGATCGCCCGGTACCTGATCGACTACCTGGGCTACGACACCAGGGTGATCGCCAGCGCGAGCCTGCTGATCGACAGCTATCCGCCCTTCTCGCTGCGCCAGCGTCCCGACTTCCCGGTGCTGGTGCAGGTGCGGCCGGGGCATCTGAACCGGGTGGCGGTCTTCTTCCGGCTGATCCTGCTGATCCCGGCGGCCATCGTCAGCAGCCTGCTCGGCACCGGCTGGTTCGTGCTCTGCTTCTTCATCTGGCTCTGGGTGCTGATCGCCGGGCGGATGCCGCGCCCGGTCTTCGAGGCGACGGCCGCCTACCTGCGCTACCGGATGCGCTTCTACGCCTATGTGCTGATGCTGACCTCCGCCTACCCGAAGGGCCTGTTCGGCGAGGAACCGCTGCCCGGCGGCGAGCCGGCGGCCTCGGCCACCCGGCCGCTGGTGCTCAGCACGCTGGGCAAGGTGCTGCTGGCCGCCTTCCTGGTGCTCGGGCTGGCGGGCCACATCACCGCCGACAACGCGGACTTCGACAACGGCCCGAACGACACGATCAACACCGCGCCGGCCCGCTAG
- a CDS encoding RrF2 family transcriptional regulator, whose protein sequence is MRLTKGTDIALRIAMRLAVLEGQNPTTREVAAAVDVPYTHAAKVVSRLQHLGVVEARRGSGGGLTLTTAGRTGSLGQLVRDLEGVGDVVGCEDDPPCPLRAACRLRGALRTAQEAFFQSLDPLSIEQLVAPPTGPVLLALSARPSD, encoded by the coding sequence GTGCGACTGACCAAGGGAACGGACATTGCCCTGCGGATCGCCATGCGCCTGGCGGTCCTCGAGGGCCAGAACCCGACCACCAGAGAGGTGGCGGCGGCCGTCGACGTGCCGTACACGCACGCGGCCAAGGTGGTCAGCCGACTCCAGCACCTGGGGGTGGTGGAGGCCCGCCGGGGCAGTGGCGGTGGGCTCACGCTGACCACGGCCGGGCGGACCGGCTCGCTGGGCCAGTTGGTCCGGGATCTGGAGGGAGTGGGCGACGTGGTCGGCTGCGAGGACGACCCGCCCTGCCCGCTGCGTGCCGCCTGCCGGTTGCGCGGTGCGCTGCGCACGGCACAGGAGGCGTTCTTCCAGTCTCTGGACCCACTCTCGATCGAGCAGCTGGTGGCCCCGCCGACCGGACCGGTACTGCTCGCCCTGAGCGCGCGCCCGTCCGACTGA
- a CDS encoding globin domain-containing protein, whose amino-acid sequence MLSEQSVATIRASLPAVGAAIGEITPLFYRKLFAAHPELLRDLFNRGNQANGSQQQALAGSIAAFAGALVEHPELRPDAMLSRIAHKHASLGISPGQYPIVHEHLFAAIVEVLGEAVTPEVAAAWDEVYWLMANALIAIEGRLRERADAAGDRLWRDYLVDARRQETAEVVTFAVRPLDGGPLPALRPGQYVSVQVVLPDGARQIRQYSISGRTDDALCFTVKQVRGTNPQDPAGEVSNHLHEHVEVGRVLRLSPPFGDVHLEEAAEGPVLLVSAGIGCTPMIGMLDHLAATGATRQVISVHADHSEATHAFRDALRELTAKLPGATAEVWYEQPAGDWPAERTGRIDLNALELPAGLTAYLCGPLPFLRAARAQLLAAGVPAADIHYEVFGPDLWLGEN is encoded by the coding sequence ATGCTGTCGGAACAGTCGGTGGCAACCATCCGGGCCAGCCTTCCCGCGGTCGGCGCGGCGATCGGCGAGATCACCCCGCTCTTCTACCGCAAGCTGTTCGCCGCCCACCCGGAACTGCTGCGCGACCTGTTCAACCGCGGCAACCAGGCCAACGGCAGCCAGCAGCAGGCCCTGGCCGGCTCCATCGCCGCCTTCGCCGGCGCGCTGGTCGAGCACCCCGAGCTGCGCCCGGACGCGATGCTCAGCCGGATCGCGCACAAGCACGCCTCACTCGGCATCAGCCCCGGGCAGTACCCGATCGTGCACGAGCACCTGTTCGCCGCGATCGTCGAGGTACTCGGCGAGGCGGTGACCCCCGAGGTCGCCGCGGCCTGGGACGAGGTCTACTGGCTGATGGCCAACGCGCTGATCGCCATCGAAGGGCGACTGCGCGAGCGGGCCGACGCCGCCGGTGACCGGCTCTGGCGCGACTACCTGGTCGACGCCCGCCGCCAGGAGACCGCCGAGGTGGTCACCTTCGCGGTCCGCCCGCTGGACGGCGGCCCGCTGCCCGCCCTGCGGCCCGGGCAGTACGTCTCGGTGCAGGTCGTGCTGCCGGACGGCGCGCGGCAGATACGCCAGTACAGCATCTCGGGGCGCACCGACGACGCGCTCTGCTTCACCGTCAAGCAGGTCAGGGGCACGAACCCGCAGGACCCGGCCGGCGAGGTGTCGAACCACCTGCACGAGCACGTCGAGGTCGGCCGGGTGCTGCGACTGAGCCCGCCGTTCGGCGACGTCCACCTGGAGGAGGCCGCCGAAGGCCCGGTGCTGCTCGTCTCCGCCGGGATCGGCTGCACCCCGATGATCGGCATGCTCGACCACCTGGCCGCCACCGGCGCCACCCGGCAGGTGATCTCGGTGCACGCCGACCACAGCGAGGCCACCCACGCCTTCCGCGACGCCCTGCGGGAGCTCACGGCGAAGCTGCCCGGCGCCACCGCGGAGGTCTGGTACGAGCAGCCGGCCGGCGACTGGCCCGCCGAGCGCACCGGGCGAATCGACCTCAACGCCTTGGAACTGCCCGCCGGCCTGACCGCCTACCTCTGCGGCCCGCTCCCGTTCCTGCGCGCCGCCCGCGCGCAGCTGCTCGCCGCCGGGGTGCCCGCGGCCGACATCCACTACGAGGTCTTCGGCCCCGACCTGTGGCTCGGCGAAAACTGA
- a CDS encoding AraC family transcriptional regulator yields the protein MVRTGQTADVVEIGYDNPRRPGLGLEALSYAELSGRLQPRRFLPASRLDFHQLILVTGGQGTAMVDFVAYPCEAGTVLWVRPGQLQRLPAAPSGEPAWLDAVVLLFTPTFMPAFAVPSPLGAVLDLVQDPAAARWSLAESDYAPLAAAAAELVAEYERLPAGGQLTVELLRLLLAGLLVRLARIAPASGPGLPADSVLRRFQAELERSFARTRRAQDYADRLGYASRTLNRACQAATGRTAKQLIEDRVVLEARRLLVHTDLPVAAIGRRVGFGEATNFGKFFLREAGCTPGEFRSAERLAWGAAPAVQSD from the coding sequence ATGGTGAGAACTGGACAGACCGCCGATGTGGTCGAGATCGGCTACGACAACCCGCGCCGCCCTGGGCTGGGCCTGGAGGCGCTCAGCTACGCCGAGCTGTCCGGCCGCCTGCAGCCGAGACGGTTCCTCCCCGCCAGTCGGCTGGACTTCCACCAGCTCATCCTGGTGACCGGCGGCCAGGGCACGGCGATGGTCGATTTCGTCGCTTACCCCTGTGAGGCCGGCACGGTGTTGTGGGTGCGCCCCGGCCAGTTGCAGCGACTGCCGGCCGCCCCGAGCGGGGAGCCGGCCTGGCTGGACGCGGTGGTGCTGCTCTTCACGCCGACCTTCATGCCGGCCTTCGCGGTGCCGAGCCCGCTCGGTGCGGTCCTCGACCTGGTCCAGGATCCGGCGGCGGCGAGGTGGTCGCTCGCCGAGAGCGACTACGCGCCGCTCGCCGCCGCTGCCGCCGAGCTGGTCGCGGAGTACGAACGGCTCCCGGCGGGCGGTCAGTTGACCGTCGAGCTGCTGCGGTTGCTGCTGGCGGGGCTGCTGGTTCGGCTGGCGAGGATCGCACCGGCCTCGGGGCCCGGGCTGCCCGCGGATTCCGTACTGCGCCGCTTCCAGGCGGAGTTGGAACGCTCCTTCGCCCGGACCCGGCGGGCCCAGGACTATGCCGACCGCCTCGGCTACGCGTCGCGCACCCTGAACCGGGCCTGCCAGGCCGCCACCGGGCGCACCGCCAAGCAGCTGATCGAGGACCGTGTGGTGCTGGAGGCCCGCCGACTGCTGGTCCACACCGACCTGCCGGTCGCGGCGATCGGCCGCCGGGTGGGTTTTGGTGAGGCGACCAACTTCGGCAAGTTCTTCCTGCGCGAGGCCGGCTGCACCCCGGGTGAGTTCCGCTCGGCGGAGCGTCTTGCCTGGGGCGCTGCCCCTGCCGTGCAGTCAGATTGA
- a CDS encoding alpha/beta fold hydrolase: MPFAEIDHRRFHYQDTGGPGPAVVLSHGNLMDGSMWDAQVAALRGEFRCISWDERLHGRTEDDGAPHDYWASARDLLGLLDHLGIERAALVGHSQGGFLSLRAALLAPERVRALVLVDSSAAAWPPQALAQMGQIAEGFRSGGPRAVAPALLDLLLGPGDLHTGLHAAWQARWERQPRERLATAVNVLMAVAELAGRLSEITAPALVIHGAADQPVPAALGVMLSELLPGAEPLVLIPDAGHTPPLTHPEPVNAALAGFLRARVTADAAG; encoded by the coding sequence ATGCCCTTCGCCGAAATCGACCACCGACGCTTCCACTACCAGGACACCGGCGGCCCCGGCCCGGCCGTCGTCCTCAGCCACGGCAACCTGATGGACGGCTCCATGTGGGACGCCCAAGTAGCTGCGCTGCGAGGCGAGTTCCGCTGCATCAGCTGGGACGAGCGGCTGCACGGGCGCACCGAGGACGACGGCGCGCCGCACGACTACTGGGCCTCGGCACGCGACCTGCTCGGCCTGCTCGACCACCTGGGCATCGAGCGCGCCGCCCTGGTCGGCCACTCGCAGGGCGGATTCCTCTCGCTGCGGGCCGCGCTGCTGGCGCCCGAGCGGGTACGGGCTCTGGTGCTGGTGGACAGCTCGGCGGCGGCCTGGCCACCGCAGGCGCTGGCCCAGATGGGGCAGATCGCCGAAGGCTTCCGCAGCGGCGGACCACGCGCCGTCGCCCCTGCCCTGCTCGACCTGCTGCTCGGGCCCGGCGATCTGCACACCGGTCTGCACGCCGCCTGGCAGGCCCGGTGGGAGCGCCAGCCACGGGAGCGACTGGCCACGGCGGTCAACGTGCTGATGGCCGTGGCGGAGCTGGCCGGGCGGCTGTCGGAGATCACCGCGCCGGCCCTGGTGATTCACGGCGCGGCCGACCAGCCGGTACCTGCCGCGCTCGGCGTCATGCTGAGCGAACTACTGCCCGGTGCCGAGCCGTTGGTGCTGATCCCGGACGCCGGACACACCCCGCCGCTCACCCACCCGGAACCGGTGAACGCCGCGCTGGCCGGCTTCCTGCGCGCCAGGGTGACGGCGGACGCGGCGGGCTGA